In Camelina sativa cultivar DH55 chromosome 16, Cs, whole genome shotgun sequence, a single window of DNA contains:
- the LOC104751525 gene encoding cyclin-B2-4-like, translated as MGGSDENRIHGVIGPTNQQQGGLRGGKTITGNGQTRRALSNINKNIIGAPVYPCAVNKRPFLRKNVICNKKIPLVPVHHRPVTRKFAAAQLAENNSQIHKEETKKSDLISNEALDRIITDVEEGDFNEPIFVQHTEAMLEEIDRMEGIEMEDSNDIEIDEEKSVMDIDSCDKNNPLAVVEYIDDIYCFYKKNECRSCVPPNYMKNQHDLNERMRGILIDWLIEVHYKFELIEETLYLTINLIDRFLAVHLIARKKLQLVGVTAMLLACKYEEVSVPVVDDLILISDKAYTRTEILDMEKLMANTLQFNFCLPTPYVFMRRFLKAAQSDKKVELLSFFIIELCLVEYEMLQYSPSQLAASAIYTAQSTLKGFEDWSKTCEFHTGYTEETLLECSRKMVGFQHKAGTGKLTGVHRKYNTSKFGYAARTEPAGFLLL; from the exons ATGGGTGGATCAGATGAGAACAGGATACACGGAGTAATTGGACCGACGAATCAACAACAAG GGGGTTTACGTGGAGGAAAGACAATAACAGGGAATGGGCAGACAAGAAGAGCATTGAGTAATATAAACAAGAACATCATCGGTGCTCCTGTTTATCCTTGTGCTGTCAACAAGAGACCATT TCTCAGGAAGAATGTGATATGTAACAAGAAGATTCCACTTGTTCCGGTGCATCATCGACCAGTTACTAG GAAGTTTGCTGCAGCTCAGTTAGCTGAGAACAATTCCCAAATTCACAAGGAG GAAACCAAGAAATCAGACTTGATATCCAACGAAGCGTTAGATAGAATCATAACAGATGTGGAAGAAGGAGACTTTAATGAGCCTATATTTGTTCAACACACTGAAGCCATGCTTGAAGAGATTGACAGAatg GAAGGGATTGAAATGGAAGATTCAAATGATATTGAAATTGATGAAGAAAAGTCTGTGATGGATATAGACAGCTGTGACAAGAACAACCCTTTAGCTGTTGTCGAATACATCGATGACATATATTGCTTCTACAAGAAAAATGAG TGTCGTAGCTGCGTCCCGCCTAATTACATGAAGAATCAACATGACCTTAACGAGAGGATGAGAGGAATCCTTATTGATTGGTTGATTGAG GTACATTACAAGTTTGAGCTGATAGAGGAGACGCTTTACCTCACAATCAATCTCATCGACAGATTTCTTGCGGTTCATCTTATCGCCAGGAAAAAGCTTCAGCTTGTGGGTGTAACAGCTATGTTGCTTGCTTGCAAATACGAAGAAGTTTCAGTTCCGGTTGTAGATGATCTTATCCTAATCTCTGACAAGGCTTACACTAGGACAGAGATTCTTGATATG GAGAAGTTAATGGCGAATACCTTGCAATTCAATTTCTGTCTGCCAACTCCATATGTGTTCATGAGGAGGTTTCTCAAAGCTGCTCAATCTGACAAAAAG GTTGAGCTTTTATCATTCTTCATCATCGAGCTTTGCCTAGTGGAGTACGAGATGCTTCAGTACAGTCCCTCTCAGCTAGCAGCCTCGGCTATCTACACAGCTCAGTCCACACTTAAAGGGTTCGAGGACTGGAGCAAAACCTGTGAGTTCCACACGGGCTACACTGAAGAAACGCTTCT GGAATGCTCGAGAAAGATGGTTGGTTTTCAACACAAGGCAGGGACAGGGAAGTTAACAGGTGTTCACAGGAAATACAACACATCCAAATTTGGTTATGCTGCAAGAACTGAACCAGCTGGCTTTCTGCTGCTGTAA